The Skermanella pratensis genome has a window encoding:
- the secD gene encoding protein translocase subunit SecD — translation MLHFSKTKIWIISAVCALGVLFTLPNFMPAGTLPGWMAQQRVNLGLDLQGGSYLLLEVDMDTVVRERLESALDSTRTALRTAGIRYTDLAVRDRAVTFALPDPGQAEAVRTALADLLGTGLSPAQRDFAFSSEGGRVRLDFTDAAVSDRAARAVEQSIEIVRRRIDETGVNEPVIARQGSDRILVQLPGVTDPDRVKRLLGQTAKMTFHLLGDQTVAPGTSAPAGTQWLPSIDPASRGEQYLVRRKIEVDGASLLDARPGNDQRNGSWVVNFEFDGPGARRFGEITKQNVGRPFAIVLDGKVISAPVIREPITGGRGQISGNFTTQGANDLAVLLRAGALPAPLTIIEERTIGPDLGADSIRAGIIACLVGFVLVVGYMVMSYGLFGVFANIALIFNLFLTVAALSILQATLTLPGIAGILLTLGMSVDANILINERIREETRRGRSAFAAMETGFTRAFATIMDSNLTTLIKMVLLYAVGTGTIRGFAVTISLGIITSMFTATVVTRLLMVTWLKRNRPKVLPISTGFRLAPDDTRIPFMRGKRMGLILSVLLSLASIGLFFNPGLNYGVDFAGGIVIEVRTEQAADFPELRESLAQLNLGPVQLQQFGQPTDVLIRFERQPGNEAAQQQAVRAVQDKLTSEFPGTTIRRVESVGASVSGELFEQGMLALGLAAVAMLIYIWFRFEWQFGVGAVVTMLLDVTKTIGFFALTGMQFNLTAIAAILTIMGYSINDKVVVYDRVRENLRLYRKMPLGELIDRSINETLSRTIGTSVALFLATLPLALFGGEALQEFALVLLFGVVLATSSSIFIAAPILLYLGEHRLRRGTAEAAPDAVGGAPSTP, via the coding sequence GTGCTTCATTTCTCCAAGACGAAGATCTGGATCATCTCGGCCGTCTGTGCGCTGGGTGTCCTCTTCACGCTGCCCAACTTCATGCCCGCAGGCACCCTCCCGGGCTGGATGGCGCAGCAACGTGTCAATCTGGGCCTCGACCTCCAGGGCGGCTCCTATCTGCTGCTGGAAGTCGACATGGACACCGTCGTGCGCGAGCGCCTGGAAAGCGCGCTCGACAGCACGCGGACGGCGCTTCGCACCGCGGGTATCCGCTACACCGACCTGGCGGTACGTGACCGGGCGGTCACCTTCGCGCTGCCCGACCCGGGCCAGGCGGAGGCCGTGCGCACGGCGCTCGCCGACCTGTTGGGAACCGGCCTCAGCCCGGCGCAGCGGGATTTCGCCTTCTCGTCGGAAGGCGGGCGGGTCCGGCTGGACTTCACCGATGCCGCGGTCAGCGACCGTGCGGCACGAGCCGTCGAGCAGTCGATCGAGATCGTCCGCCGGCGGATCGACGAAACCGGCGTCAACGAGCCGGTGATCGCCCGGCAGGGATCAGACCGTATCCTGGTCCAGCTGCCCGGCGTGACCGATCCGGACCGGGTGAAGCGCCTGCTCGGCCAGACCGCCAAGATGACCTTCCACCTGCTGGGCGACCAGACCGTGGCGCCGGGCACATCCGCCCCCGCCGGAACCCAGTGGCTTCCGTCGATCGATCCCGCGTCCCGCGGGGAGCAGTACCTGGTGCGCCGGAAGATCGAAGTGGACGGCGCCAGCCTGCTCGACGCCCGCCCGGGCAACGACCAGCGCAACGGAAGCTGGGTGGTCAATTTCGAGTTCGACGGGCCGGGCGCCCGCCGCTTCGGCGAGATCACCAAGCAGAACGTGGGCCGGCCCTTCGCCATCGTGCTCGACGGCAAGGTGATCAGCGCGCCGGTCATCCGCGAACCGATCACCGGCGGCCGCGGCCAGATCAGCGGCAATTTCACCACACAGGGCGCCAACGACCTCGCCGTGCTGCTGCGGGCCGGCGCACTGCCGGCGCCGTTGACGATCATCGAGGAACGCACGATCGGACCCGACCTGGGCGCCGATTCGATCCGTGCCGGCATCATCGCCTGCCTCGTGGGATTCGTGCTGGTCGTCGGTTACATGGTGATGTCCTACGGGCTGTTCGGCGTGTTCGCCAACATCGCGCTGATCTTCAACCTGTTCCTCACCGTGGCGGCGCTGTCGATTCTCCAGGCGACGCTGACACTGCCTGGCATCGCCGGAATCCTGCTCACATTGGGCATGTCGGTCGACGCCAACATCCTGATCAACGAACGCATCCGGGAGGAAACGAGGCGCGGCCGATCGGCCTTCGCCGCGATGGAGACCGGCTTCACCCGCGCCTTCGCCACCATCATGGACAGCAACCTGACGACGCTGATCAAGATGGTGCTGCTCTACGCGGTGGGGACAGGAACGATCCGCGGTTTCGCGGTCACGATCAGCCTGGGCATCATCACGTCGATGTTCACCGCCACCGTGGTGACCCGCCTGCTGATGGTCACTTGGCTAAAGCGGAACCGGCCCAAGGTGCTGCCGATCTCGACCGGGTTCCGGCTCGCGCCAGACGACACCAGGATCCCGTTCATGCGCGGCAAGCGGATGGGATTGATCCTATCGGTGCTGCTGAGCCTTGCCTCGATTGGATTGTTCTTCAATCCCGGCTTGAATTACGGCGTCGACTTCGCGGGCGGCATCGTGATCGAGGTCCGGACAGAGCAGGCGGCGGACTTCCCAGAGCTTCGCGAGAGCCTGGCCCAACTCAACCTGGGACCCGTGCAGCTCCAACAGTTCGGCCAGCCGACCGACGTGCTGATCCGCTTCGAGCGGCAGCCCGGCAACGAGGCGGCCCAGCAGCAGGCGGTCAGGGCGGTCCAGGACAAGCTGACGTCCGAGTTCCCCGGCACCACCATCCGGCGCGTCGAATCGGTAGGGGCGTCGGTCAGTGGAGAGCTGTTCGAGCAGGGGATGCTGGCGCTCGGCTTGGCCGCCGTCGCGATGCTGATTTATATCTGGTTCCGCTTCGAGTGGCAGTTCGGCGTCGGCGCCGTCGTCACCATGCTGCTCGACGTGACCAAGACGATCGGCTTCTTCGCGCTGACCGGCATGCAGTTCAACCTGACGGCCATCGCGGCGATCCTGACCATCATGGGGTACTCGATCAACGACAAGGTCGTCGTCTACGACCGCGTCCGGGAGAACCTGCGGCTTTACCGCAAGATGCCGCTGGGAGAACTGATCGACCGGAGCATCAACGAGACGCTGAGCCGAACC
- a CDS encoding DEAD/DEAH box helicase — protein sequence MSRVFDQKTLQRARGLLLAGAARLLPAREHIAATVTDLGRTHTVMVVPSHRNQRVSLERTCTCGRSTCAHMAAAALLALDSRPEWRRAVQSSFLERAAVPKAPAAPDPVPRGAPAGIPLAYWTLEAGQGEAALYVTATLAVGGAPERPATPRQVVDHAAGIEQAGADRTVARLLGAGALVRTPVPKNKADAVDKLFRCLLATGRVRWHSGVPLIAGPKRVVRAFRDPRTGTLRPTGLPEGGVLIKGLGHWCVDPGAGQICAVDLQIVTMPKSAAQTPPAKPASAKPETQKPRIVARRSAQRTPTPRMVPADVQPRPPRSDPAVIVERSPKITARLGRVVSAGEGMIDILRLSFDYGDPGQPAEIEADDQRQFARIETPDGPPVFARRDKAAEQEAMTRLARIGFAQLRIDPPKGSLEDRGTRVHRMTGKDPDATWRAFFTTQVPALEAEGWTVHIGSDFGTRLVESAGDVAITVRDAGEGWFDMEVGVEIEGQRRSLLPILARLIDRGGMAAMRVIDGQAHVMLEDGSVLAVPADRIKRLFSVLEAMLETGRRFEEKLQVPIGEADLLVDIDDLVSRRPDESAQIDAFLRKLTEDETLSEVAVPASFRGHLRDYQRTGLAWLQRLATNKVAGILADDMGLGKTAQTLAHIALEHESGRLEDPCLVVVPTSLVPNWVNEAKRFTPHLRTLVLHGLDRHERRAEIASAQIVITTYGVVARDMDLMKDCPWHLVVLDEAQAIKNPDSRSTRAVCALRAKHRLCLSGTPVENNLGELWAQFAFLMPGLLGDRKDFQKRFRTPIEKRGDATRAGLLVRRTRPFLLRRTKSEVAKELPPKTEVIRHIELDQEQRDLYETIRLSVHEKVRAAIANSGLSGNAITVIDALLKLRQVCCDPRLVKIPAAASVGESAKLSSLIEMVGEMVPEGRRILIFSQFTSMLDLIKPELRKAGIAFVELTGATRDRNEPVERFQRGDVPVFLISLKAGGRGLNLTAADTVIHYDPWWNPAAENQATDRAHRIGQDKPVFVYKLIAADTVEERILELQRRKDNLAAATIEGTALFSTLGTGDIDYLFGEADEAE from the coding sequence GTGTCCCGCGTCTTCGACCAGAAAACCCTTCAGCGTGCCCGCGGACTGCTGCTCGCCGGCGCTGCACGGCTTCTGCCTGCTCGGGAGCATATCGCCGCGACGGTAACGGACCTGGGACGGACCCACACGGTGATGGTGGTGCCCTCCCATCGCAACCAGCGCGTCAGCCTGGAGCGGACCTGCACCTGCGGACGCTCGACCTGCGCGCACATGGCGGCGGCGGCTCTCCTGGCGCTGGACAGCCGGCCTGAGTGGCGGCGGGCGGTGCAATCGTCGTTCCTGGAACGGGCCGCCGTCCCCAAGGCGCCGGCCGCGCCGGATCCGGTCCCTCGCGGAGCCCCTGCCGGAATTCCGCTGGCCTACTGGACGCTGGAGGCTGGCCAGGGCGAGGCCGCCCTGTACGTGACGGCCACCCTGGCGGTCGGCGGCGCGCCAGAGCGGCCCGCCACTCCGCGGCAGGTGGTCGATCACGCCGCCGGGATCGAACAGGCCGGAGCTGACCGGACGGTCGCCCGCCTGCTGGGTGCCGGAGCGCTGGTCCGCACGCCGGTGCCGAAGAACAAGGCCGACGCGGTCGACAAGCTGTTCCGCTGCCTGCTGGCGACCGGACGCGTGCGGTGGCACAGCGGCGTTCCGCTGATCGCCGGTCCCAAGCGCGTGGTCCGCGCCTTCCGGGATCCGCGTACCGGGACGCTGCGACCGACCGGCCTGCCGGAAGGGGGAGTCCTCATCAAGGGTTTGGGCCACTGGTGCGTCGATCCCGGGGCGGGTCAGATCTGCGCGGTCGATCTCCAGATCGTCACCATGCCGAAGTCCGCGGCCCAGACGCCGCCGGCCAAACCTGCGTCGGCGAAGCCGGAGACCCAGAAGCCCCGCATCGTGGCGCGCCGGTCCGCCCAGCGAACCCCGACGCCCCGGATGGTACCGGCCGACGTTCAGCCCCGGCCCCCGCGGTCCGATCCCGCCGTCATCGTCGAGCGCAGCCCGAAGATCACGGCCCGCCTCGGCCGCGTGGTGTCGGCCGGCGAAGGCATGATCGACATCCTGCGGCTGTCGTTTGATTACGGCGATCCTGGTCAGCCGGCGGAGATCGAGGCCGACGACCAGCGCCAGTTCGCCCGCATCGAGACGCCGGACGGGCCTCCCGTATTCGCGCGGCGCGACAAGGCCGCCGAGCAGGAGGCCATGACGCGCCTCGCCCGGATCGGCTTCGCCCAGCTTCGGATCGATCCGCCGAAGGGTTCCCTGGAAGACCGGGGCACGCGGGTCCATCGCATGACCGGCAAGGACCCTGACGCCACGTGGCGGGCCTTCTTCACAACCCAGGTTCCGGCGCTGGAGGCCGAGGGCTGGACCGTCCATATAGGCTCCGATTTCGGCACCCGTCTGGTCGAATCGGCGGGCGACGTGGCGATCACCGTCCGCGATGCCGGCGAGGGCTGGTTCGACATGGAGGTCGGCGTCGAGATCGAGGGTCAGCGCCGCTCCCTGCTGCCCATCCTGGCCCGCCTGATCGACCGCGGCGGCATGGCCGCGATGCGGGTGATCGACGGACAGGCCCATGTGATGCTGGAAGACGGCAGCGTGCTGGCGGTTCCGGCCGACAGGATCAAGCGGCTGTTCAGCGTGCTCGAAGCCATGCTGGAAACCGGCCGCCGGTTCGAAGAGAAACTCCAGGTGCCCATCGGCGAAGCCGACCTGCTGGTCGATATCGACGATCTGGTGTCCCGCCGGCCGGATGAAAGCGCCCAGATCGATGCTTTCCTCCGCAAGCTCACGGAGGACGAGACCTTGTCCGAGGTGGCGGTGCCGGCCAGCTTCCGCGGCCATCTGCGGGACTATCAGCGCACCGGCCTCGCCTGGCTGCAGCGCCTGGCGACCAACAAGGTCGCCGGGATCCTGGCCGACGACATGGGCCTGGGCAAGACCGCGCAGACGCTGGCCCACATCGCCCTGGAGCACGAGAGCGGCCGGCTCGAGGACCCTTGCTTGGTGGTGGTTCCGACCAGCTTGGTGCCGAACTGGGTCAACGAGGCGAAACGATTCACGCCTCACTTGCGCACGCTGGTGCTGCATGGCCTGGACCGACACGAGCGCCGGGCCGAGATCGCTTCGGCCCAGATCGTGATCACGACCTATGGCGTGGTCGCCCGCGATATGGACCTGATGAAGGATTGCCCGTGGCATCTGGTCGTGCTGGACGAGGCCCAGGCGATCAAGAACCCGGATTCCCGCTCGACCCGCGCCGTCTGCGCGCTCAGGGCGAAGCACAGGCTGTGCCTGTCCGGCACGCCGGTCGAGAACAATCTGGGTGAACTCTGGGCCCAGTTCGCCTTCCTGATGCCCGGGTTGCTGGGCGACCGGAAGGACTTCCAGAAGCGGTTCCGGACGCCGATCGAGAAGCGCGGCGATGCGACCCGCGCCGGCCTGCTGGTGCGCCGGACCCGGCCCTTCCTGCTGCGCCGGACCAAGTCGGAGGTGGCGAAGGAGCTGCCGCCCAAGACCGAGGTGATCCGGCATATCGAGCTGGACCAGGAACAGCGCGACCTCTACGAGACGATCCGCCTGTCGGTACACGAGAAGGTCCGGGCGGCGATCGCCAACAGCGGTCTGTCCGGCAACGCCATCACGGTGATCGACGCGCTGCTGAAGCTGCGCCAAGTCTGCTGCGATCCCAGGCTGGTCAAGATCCCGGCCGCCGCCTCCGTGGGGGAAAGCGCCAAATTGAGCAGCCTGATCGAGATGGTCGGCGAGATGGTTCCGGAAGGGCGTCGCATCCTGATCTTCTCGCAGTTCACCTCGATGCTGGATCTGATCAAGCCGGAACTGCGCAAGGCCGGCATCGCCTTCGTGGAACTGACCGGGGCGACCCGCGACCGCAACGAGCCGGTCGAGCGGTTCCAGCGGGGCGACGTACCGGTCTTCCTGATCAGCCTGAAGGCCGGCGGGCGGGGCCTGAACCTGACCGCGGCCGACACGGTCATCCACTACGATCCGTGGTGGAACCCGGCGGCCGAGAACCAGGCGACCGACCGCGCGCACCGGATCGGGCAGGACAAGCCCGTCTTCGTCTACAAGCTGATCGCCGCCGATACGGTGGAGGAGCGGATCCTTGAGCTTCAGCGCCGCAAGGACAATCTGGCGGCGGCGACGATCGAGGGGACGGCCCTGTTCAGCACCCTTGGCACCGGCGATATCGACTACCTGTTCGGGGAGGCGGACGAGGCGGAATGA
- a CDS encoding MATE family efflux transporter codes for MAVVSGKDQAQAPKFTSGSPLRHVVVMTTTGSIGLMAVFAVDLANLFYISMLGVRELAAAVGFAGTILFFQISLCIGLTIGTGAIVARAIGSGDREEARRLAGSSLVVMLLASLTVGILTVPFLDPILSALGAQGETKQFAETYLTIVSPTMPLLGVGMCCSALLRAVGDARRSMNVTLFAGLAAAVLDPILIFGFDLDLMGAAIAALLSRCVLVAIGWHGASTVHGLVGRPSMAALPRDARQLFKVAGPAILTNIATPVASAYVTFSMAKFGDAAVAGLAIVDRVVPVAFGVIFALSGAVGPIFAQNLGARIFERIRETLRASLTVMLTYVASVWFVLFLGQDLLVQVFSVEGVAADIVRLFCTLTAGGFLFIGCLFVANAAFNNLGFPLLSTGFNWGRATLGTIPFVTLGAWAGGAQGIVIGQAAGALVFGLAAVVVAFRVVGRLRDDRLGPEPASPWPEAAAQPVSSGKAALATLTAARTAEAED; via the coding sequence ATGGCCGTCGTGTCCGGCAAAGATCAGGCCCAGGCGCCCAAGTTCACGTCCGGGTCGCCGCTGCGCCACGTCGTGGTGATGACGACCACCGGTTCCATCGGCCTTATGGCGGTCTTCGCGGTCGATCTGGCGAACCTGTTCTACATCTCCATGCTTGGCGTCCGGGAACTGGCCGCTGCGGTCGGGTTCGCCGGGACGATCCTGTTCTTCCAGATCTCGCTGTGCATCGGCCTGACCATCGGCACCGGCGCCATCGTCGCCCGGGCGATCGGGTCTGGCGACCGGGAGGAGGCCCGCCGGCTCGCCGGCTCCAGCCTCGTCGTCATGCTGCTGGCGAGCCTGACGGTCGGCATCCTGACGGTCCCGTTCCTCGACCCCATCCTGTCGGCGCTCGGAGCCCAGGGGGAAACCAAGCAATTCGCCGAGACCTACCTGACGATCGTCTCGCCGACCATGCCGCTGCTCGGCGTCGGCATGTGCTGCTCGGCGCTGCTGCGCGCTGTCGGGGATGCCCGGCGGTCCATGAACGTGACCCTGTTCGCGGGGCTGGCGGCAGCCGTGCTCGATCCCATCCTGATCTTCGGCTTCGACCTCGACCTGATGGGGGCCGCGATCGCGGCGCTGCTGTCCCGGTGCGTCCTGGTCGCGATCGGGTGGCACGGCGCGTCCACGGTCCACGGGCTGGTGGGGCGCCCCTCGATGGCGGCGCTCCCGCGGGACGCACGGCAACTGTTCAAGGTCGCGGGGCCGGCGATCCTGACCAACATCGCCACTCCCGTCGCCTCGGCCTACGTGACCTTCTCCATGGCGAAGTTCGGCGACGCGGCGGTGGCCGGGCTGGCGATCGTCGACCGGGTCGTGCCGGTCGCGTTCGGCGTGATCTTCGCCCTGAGCGGCGCGGTCGGGCCGATTTTCGCGCAGAACCTGGGCGCCCGGATCTTCGAACGCATCCGCGAGACCCTGCGGGCCAGCCTGACCGTGATGCTGACCTATGTCGCGTCGGTCTGGTTCGTCCTGTTCCTGGGCCAGGATCTGCTCGTGCAGGTCTTCTCGGTGGAGGGCGTGGCGGCCGACATCGTGCGCCTGTTCTGCACGCTGACGGCCGGAGGCTTCCTGTTCATCGGGTGCCTGTTCGTCGCCAACGCGGCCTTCAACAACCTGGGCTTCCCGCTGCTGTCCACCGGCTTCAACTGGGGGCGCGCCACGCTGGGCACCATTCCCTTCGTCACCCTGGGCGCCTGGGCGGGCGGCGCGCAGGGGATCGTCATCGGCCAGGCGGCGGGCGCGCTCGTCTTCGGGCTGGCCGCCGTGGTCGTCGCCTTCCGGGTCGTCGGACGCCTGAGGGACGATCGGCTCGGGCCGGAGCCGGCGTCCCCATGGCCCGAGGCGGCGGCCCAACCCGTCTCGTCGGGCAAGGCGGCGCTCGCCACCCTTACGGCCGCCCGTACGGCCGAGGCGGAGGACTGA
- a CDS encoding PaaI family thioesterase — protein sequence MDFTPRDPDFEAKVRSTFEEQPFMRLIGAELVSVAPGTCEISLAVRPDLSQHNGFVHAGVTNAIADNSAGLAAFTLMPPGTDVLSVEFKTNLLAPARGRRLIARGRVEKPGRTLVIVRSDVYAETDGSEVHVAMMQATMICLVSPPPRPYGRP from the coding sequence ATGGACTTCACCCCCAGGGACCCGGATTTCGAGGCCAAGGTCCGCAGCACTTTCGAAGAACAGCCCTTCATGCGCCTGATCGGCGCCGAACTGGTCTCCGTCGCACCCGGGACCTGCGAGATATCGCTTGCCGTCCGGCCGGACCTGTCCCAGCACAACGGCTTCGTCCATGCCGGCGTGACCAACGCCATCGCCGACAATTCGGCCGGCCTCGCCGCCTTCACCCTGATGCCGCCGGGGACGGACGTGCTGTCGGTCGAATTCAAGACCAACCTGCTGGCTCCAGCCCGCGGGCGCCGCCTGATCGCGCGCGGCCGGGTCGAGAAGCCGGGGCGCACCCTCGTGATCGTGAGGTCCGACGTCTATGCCGAAACCGACGGGAGCGAAGTGCATGTCGCCATGATGCAGGCGACGATGATCTGCCTGGTCAGTCCTCCGCCTCGGCCGTACGGGCGGCCGTAA